One Phoenix dactylifera cultivar Barhee BC4 chromosome 8, palm_55x_up_171113_PBpolish2nd_filt_p, whole genome shotgun sequence genomic window carries:
- the LOC103702022 gene encoding monothiol glutaredoxin-S2-like has translation MAAMQEVRCRPPAGGEVVAVAAAASGGKRRGAALSIDGAEPPEKWIERLIGENPVVIFSRRGCCMCHVMKRLLATVGVHPTVIELDEAEEAAAAASAAVGLPALFIGGSPVGGLEGLMRLHLSGLLVPRLQEVGAFCG, from the coding sequence ATGGCGGCGATGCAGGAGGTGAGGTGCCGGCCGCCGGCTGGCGGGGAGGTGGTGGCGGTGGCAGCGGCGGCGTCGGGGGGGAAGAGGAGGGGGGCGGCGCTGTCGATCGACGGGGCGGAGCCGCCAGAAAAGTGGATCGAGCGGCTGATAGGGGAGAACCCGGTAGTGATCTTCAGCCGGCGGGGTTGCTGCATGTGCCACGTCATGAAGCGCCTCCTCGCCACGGTGGGGGTCCACCCGACGGTGATCGAATTAGATGaggcggaggaggcggcggcggcggcctcgGCTGCTGTGGGGCTTCCTGCGCTCTTCATCGGCGGGTCTCCGGTGGGGGGCCTGGAGGGGCTGATGCGGCTTCACCTCAGCGGCCTCCTCGTCCCCAGGCTCCAGGAGGTTGGAGCCTTCTGCGGGTAG